ATGTTTGGAAATCTATGAGTAGTGACCCTTTCGCTGTAAGGTCTCTTTAAAAGAAAGAGGCGAGATAAATGGACTAGTTGCCAAAATGATGAATAGCAGTTTACCTATTTCTTGGTCCCCAGTGGTTCTTGCTTGTGGGGCTAGGTTAGCCAAATAATCAGGAATCCCCTCAAGCCTCACAATGATTATGAAGTTCTGAAGAAGCCTTTATTACTCGCTTAGTACCAGTTCGTTAGAAATAAGTGTCATTTCTAGCCTACATTCTGCATTGTTAAACTGTAACTGCCCCCCAACTTCCCTTGTGGTGGTTCCAGGATTTGTCTGTTTCTCCTTCTATATTTTGTTGCTCCTTATTGTTTGCCATCTAGCTCAATTTATAGCGCGGGGCTTTCATTTGTTTTAGTGTTTCTTTCCTTATCCGTATCTGTTAAATAAGGTCTCTGAGAACTTTAATGTACAGGCAGCAAGTGAAGGTGATATCTACATGTGCTTCTTTTAATACCTTTTACAGGGATCCACTGCTTAGTCTATTTGTTGGCTTCATGTAGGCCCAACATGCTGATGATAAAGTTAAAGATATGCTATTGCGGATACAAAATGGCGAGGTATATAAATTTGTCGTCAGTGATCATCTTATTCCCCAACACTTCACTTTTTACTCACCTTTCATCTTTACTATTAGCTCTCCTCCCACACAGGAAATCAGTTATGGTTTTGTCGTTAGTTGACTGTTATATTAATCAATTCGTCTTTAACAAGCAATGCATTGCAGGCTGTCAATCAGGAGGATATTGATGCTCTAAAGCGAAGAAAACTAATAATTCAGCAGTAATTATCTATTCTTCAATATCCTTTCTCCAGCACTTGACGTTTACCAGATGTAATCTCACAATTACCCTAATAAGTGGTCAAATGCTGGTTCTTAAATATATTTCTTATTGGTGCTCTTTCTAGGGTTTGGAAAGGTTTCTCAGTAAAAAAAGGTCCTAACTATGCCCCGAAAAGGAAAAGAGCAGCTACTGATCTCACTCGGGAAAATTTACAGAGGTAACTTTCTGACTCATTTTCTCtgaaaagaataaataatatttGGATTTAATTTTTAGAAAAGTTTACAAATTAACTGATGGAGTTTGAACCCCTACATGTGAAACTCCAACACAGTTTGAACTTTTAAGAGTGAAAATCTAGTACACTGTAACTGTGCTGGAGTTCAAACTTTTGAAAGTGAAACTGTAGCACACTGTGGTGGAGTTTTACGATTTTTTGCTTAAAGTTAATAAGTTGTCTCTTGCTTCTCTGCTGGAGTTCTGAAATTGTTTCCAGAAGTTTAATAAGTTTGCTGCCAGTCCTAATTGCCGTTTAAGTTAAACTCTGAACATAAGAGGTGATGCAAGTACCACATTTCTTACTAGCTAGTAGTGGATGATAGAAATCAGGACACGGTTGCGGTTGCTTTTTTCTTGGCATGTTGCTCAAACTATTAACTGATATTTTGGATGGAATGATTGGTTGTTCGAAGCATTTTTTCTTGGTTATCTTTCCCCCCTAAAATTTCCTTCATCATGTCGCATAATGAACGTAATACAATCAACTGCCAAGCTATATAGAATCAAAATTCGAACTCCAACACTATGTCCTCGAGTTTGAACTATAAGTTGAAGAGTTGGTAAATGCTGCATGATTTACTCAAACTCCAGGAAAAAATCATGGAATTTGATGTCCTTTAGTTTGAAAACTCCCTATGTGTGAAACTCGAGGAAAGTGTCCATTTTTAGGTTATTCTTCAGCTTCGAACTCCAGCGCTTATGCTTGGGTTTCACATACAAGGAGTTTCGACTCTCCTGGAGTTTCACATGTAGGAGTTTCGAACTCCAAGAGACAGTGTTGGAGTTTTTCGTGTTTCAGCTGAAGTATTTTTGTCCGGATTTTACTTCCGCATAAAGAAAAGCGGCTTCTATTAGTTTCAAATGTGGTCTATTTCCAATTACAAGTCGAAAAGTGGTCAGCACTATGCTAAAATGTACAAAACAAATTCATGGGCTGGGTAAATGGTAAAAGTTTCAATTTGTAGTTCTCTCCAGATGGTTTCGGTAGTATTTAATATTTATTTCAACATACAAATTGATATGTTAGTGGCCTACACTAATTCCACGATGGACGAAGCATTTAGTTTATTTTTCTGATCAATATATGTTGCTTGTTCCTTTGAAGGggtgactggaaggaaatggaaTTTAAAGAGTACAACTTCAGTGCTAAAGGTCAACCAGTTGAAGGTGGCCATCTTCATCCATTGCTCAAGGCATGTTTTTATTCCATTTTTCATTATTGTGGTTCTTGTCGccttatattattttattttgttgacTAACTGAGGCCAAATTGCCTTCCCTCACATGTTGATAAAATCTTACCATCTTATTGCAGGTTAGGCGGCAGATACAAATGATTTTTCTCTATATGGGGTATGACTAAATGACCATTTCCCGTGTCTATATATGCATTCTGTGTAAATGCATGCCTATATGTGCAGATGAATGTCTCTTATGTATATATTCAGTTATATATTTGGAAATTCTCTGTAGTGGACTGTAAGAGTGAATTTTCATTTGAATTGTGCAGGTTTGAGGAGATGCCAACAAATAATTATGTCGAAAGCAGGTAAGCTATTATTTATTTTGTTAGTCTTTCCCTGGTCATAAATACAATTTAGCCCTTCATAATTGATGGAACAGCCAGGATTCCCAAAGAAAAAAGTTGTTAGGTTATATGAAATAACTTAGCTAGGAAAATGGCGCATCTCCTTGTCTTTTTACTTTTATCCAAATAATTGGAGCGAACCGACATTTTCTTTGCGTGGCTCCTAGTTAAGAGGTTGGTATGTAAATATTTTGAATCAAATCCTACTCCATCCTCCATTTGAGATGCATGTTTTGGTATTGTCATTTTACTTGCTAAAGTTCCTACTCTCCATTACATGACAGTCTCAAAGTGTACCTCTTTTGTAAagcaaacaacaacatacccagtgtaatatCCCTCTGCCGTAAAGCAATTTGctaaatattattttttcatgTTGAACATTCATGAGCTTCTGGTGCTAAACATTCAAATTTATTGAAGATAGATGGTAAACTATAGCTATTGAACATTTATGAGCTTTCAAGCTCAAATTTCTTTTCAAAAAAGAGCGTTCTAGCTCAAATTGATGGTAAACCATAAAATTGACTTGCTGGTGGACCATAAATGAGTCTTCTCTGGTGTATAGCTAGTGGTGATTTGTTCACTGTCATGTTCTTCTCTTAGTTAAAATTGCGAGGATTAGTTTTTGTCTTAATCCCTGTCAAAGAAGTATACGTCAATGTTGCTGGTCATATTTTGCAGTTTTTGGAACTTTGATGCACTTTTCCAGCCCCAACAACACCCTGCCCGTGATTCCCACGATACATTCTTTTTGAAAGGTTAGTTTGACTTTACATTTTATCTGCCTCATCTATGTTTCTTCTAATGAATTTGTATGTTTAATTTTTGTAGTGCCTTCCACTACAAGGTTGCTGCCGGAAGATTATGTTGAGCGGGTAAAAGAAATTCATGAATCTGGTGGTTACCAATCTAGGGGGTATGATATAATACTGCCGATTCTTAATTCAATGTCACTAGCACTTGTCAAGGTTTTGACATTCCTATATAGCGAATTTAATGGTGCTTCTTGATTAGATATGGATATGATTGGAAAAGAGAGGAAGCGAACAAGAATCTTTTGCGGACACACACTACTGCTGTTTCGTCAAGAATGTTGTATGCATTAGCTCAGGTCTAAATCGCTCACCAAATCCAGAATTATAATTTCATATATATTtgacttcttgaattttaaaccTGTGCTACATCTTATTTCAGAAGCCATTCGCCCCCAAAAAATACTATTCTATTGATCGTGTTTTCAGAAATGAAGCAGTTGATCGGACACATCTTGCTGAATTTCATCAGATAGAAGGTTATCATATAGTTATAGAATTTTCGTGTCATTCATATTTTTTTGATTCCTTGATATATTCTTTTCTCCTCTTGTTCGTCTATGGTGCCAAACGTTTAGCTGAGATAAGACACTGGTCCTTGAAGTGCCTGCAAAGCTGATTCATTGCCCCAAGTCCCAGCTACTGTTTGAATTCCTCATAGAGAATTATAATGAGCCTTGCTTTAGATACTTTAGGAACAtttgcttgttttttttttttttttttgtttggtttttttttggttttgttttttttgttttttgagaaAATAGGGACTATTGTTTCTATTGCTTGCCATGACTGCACATTATCAGAGAGCTATACCTCTTGACATGTCACAATTAGGGATCAGTTTGGTTCACAGACTAATTACACAAGGAACGTTATATGAATAATAATGTAGGAATTGTTATGTGGTGAATAAAAATTACATGGATTGTTGTGTAGAGATTGTCTATTTTAAGGGCTTTTCTCTTTAGATATGCTTATACGTGTATTGCTATACATGTATGCTTATTCCCTTTTTTtcatgcataaaataatacatagattttcGGATAAGTTGTTTAGCAAAGCATTGTTTAATACAGACTAAACACTGTATTAGTTATCTCTAGTTTTATACTGAAAACCAAATGTTGTGTTAGTTATGCAAAGCTTAAATTAGCAATCCAGAGTTTTATGTCGTAAACCAAATGTTGCAGAGTGCCCAATAATTGAAAGACTTGTCGATACTATTTACTTTGTACTGTAGATGAGTGCAACGCCAGAATTTGGCTTTAGATTGTATTTGCTTCATAGCTCATAGGTGATAGGTACTACATGGCTAGAATAAAACTTAGGGCTCTACATTTTTTTCATAGTTGTGAACTTACTTCTTTTTGACATCTTCTGCTCCCAAGAAGAGAATTTCTTTGGGGGTTGGGTGTAGCTTCCGCCTACGGTTAGGCAGCTACTGGAACTATTTTACCAGCTAAAAGATCTTTTCGTAAATAGCAATTCGTTTCATCTTTTTTTTATGTTTTAGATTTCGTGTTTGGGTGTTATATCAGATATGGCTTTCTGAGTGACTGCTGCTACAGTGTGGAAAACCTCTATAATTTTGTAATAGTGGTCTTGTGAAAAGCCGAAGGCCATTTTATTTGGCATCCATCCCTCACTCCTTTCCCTTTTCTGGTAGTGTGCTAACCTTTCTTGGCATGCTATCAACCTGAAATTCTCTTACCAAGTTGAATTTGATACTGGCATTAGCAGAAACCTGAGTGGTATTTAGTCTGCATACTTCTGAAACATATTTCTGCATCTGTGTAAATTCTGTGCAGTAATAGGTCATCTCAAGCTCTCTTCTCATATTCAAACGTAATAATGTGTTAAACTCTGATGTGTTCGGTAGTTGTTTGAGTATATCTTGTTCTTTATCTGCATTTTATCCTTGTTGATAATTACATGAACTTATTGTCACTGTTTCTTATTCCAGGCTTAATATGTGATCGTGGACTTACTCTTGGTGATCTGATTGGTGTTCTTCAGGACTTCTTTTCTCGTCTAGGTGACCAACCAACACTATTGCTGTATTCTTTCTTATGTTCAGTTTTTGGTACAGCTATATCTGTTCAAGTCTTGGTTTCATAGAAAAGACACAGCTTGCAGTGATATCATGTCCAGCTCAATTTACATGATCTTTTAATTTTGAGACTGCTAATTAGtcgttaacttttttttttttcctaattaCAGGAATGTCCAAGCTTCGGTTCAAACCTGCTTATAATCCTTATACTGAGCCCAGCATGGAAATTTTCAGGTTGTAGTAGTATATTTGACGCGAATGAACACTTGTTCCACTCAGCACTAAAATCATATCCTTTTGTTTTGTCAGCTACCATGAAGGCTTTAAGAAATGGGTGGAAATTGGAAATTCTGGTATGTTTAGGCCTGAAATGCTGCTTCCTATGGGTCTGCCAGAAGATGTTCGGGTTATTGCCTGGGGTCTTTCCCTTGAGAGGTATACGAACTGTTAGCAGCAACATGTTCTTACTTATTAAGTCAAAATTAACTTCCTGTGCTTATTACTAGGTTGTATTGATAACACTGAGAGTTGTCTTCATGTTTGAACTTACTAGTTCTTAACCTGTAAAGAGAAACAATAACCACAGTAAAGCGACACACGCGTGCATTGTTTTCTTTAGCCATATTATCTGAAAGCATTGACTGTACCAGGAAAGAGTGGAAAGTTTAATGTGTACCCGTGAATCATCTTTACTTGTGCAAACATGTGATAATTTGAAGcaaatataaattttatacgtGTGAAACCTTGGATCATTTACATGTTTAAGTAGCACGTTGAAAATATTTGTGGCATAATGGAAGTAGGTCCCAAAGAGGAAAAGTTGGGTTTAATGGTACTCAAAACTGTTTACTGCTGACAAATTCAAAGCTTCAATGACTAAGGTGCTCTCTCATGTAATGCTTGCAATAGTTTCTGAACTGATTATTGCAATTCTTCGCACGATTCTTGCTAGTTGACAGAGATTGTAAGTCTTCTGGCTTCGGTGTAGTGCTGCAGTTATTTGCAGGTCTTTGTAATGTCACCGAGATAGAAAGAGGATAGGGGTGGGGGAGGAGGGAGAGAGAGTAGGAACTACGGGTTGGTAGTTTATGGTGGCCTGAGTAGCTGGTTGTGGTTTTTTAATCACGAGGGAGGGACCGGAGGGTAGCTTTTTTGGCTTAGATGAAAGTTTTCTGCTTGCACATGGGTTGACATGTTGACAAGGACGTATCTATAATTCGAATTACCTGGCGGGTGGGGTGTAATATCTACTTTTGGTTATGCTACTCTGTTTATATTTGGGTATTCCATGCAATAAAACTATGTTCACATGTTTCGTTGAAGCTTATTTTGCTTGTCTTCGTGTGCCAGGCCTACCATGATTCTCAACGGGATTGACAACATCAGAGATCTTTTTGGTTCCAAGGTATAATTGGACTCTATCAATTAATTGTGGTACGATTTCTCAGCGATGCCAATGTTTGATCATTTTATTCTTTCTTGCAGGTGGATCTAGGTCTCATCAAAAGCAATCCGATATGCCGGCTTGGACTTTAGGAACACAACACTCCTGACTTGCGAATCCACTGTATCACTTGTCAGACACTCTTGATGGTTGAGATAAGAGTTTTTGGCTGGCCCATCTGTTGAGATCATTTCTTTACCCAGTAGGAGAATTGTCGCTGGTATTTGTCATAGATAGTGTTTGATTTATCTTCTTACACCCGAGGTTGTCGACACAAATGTGAAGTTTAAATTTCAAATGTATGGGAGCTGTATTCAATTTTGATGCTATTTTGGATTTGGGCTCATTTAGTCCCTTCACAATACTTTTGGGTATCTAATGACGGCTTAATATATGGAATTTCCTCCTTGCACCCTTCACAATTTGAATAGGCGAATGACCCTGTAAAGAGCGCGTGCATTATTTTCAGACCTTTTATGTGTAAAAATAATGATCTTTAAGACATAAAATTAAAAACAGTGCAGGGTTACCAAACCAAGTGATCCCTCATACAAATAATACTAACAGATAAAATGAAAAGTTTGCTTGCTTTGATGCAATACTTTTGGTTAATGGTACACTCGTACCGCCTGTTATGATAAACTCCCTCCATTGCTGTTTACTTGTCCTCTAAATAACTGGACACTCCTCTTATAAAATTACTAATTAAAGGGTTATTTTACCAAAGTAATTATTTAAAGATAATAGTAACATCGGAATTGCTATAATGgacaattaaaattttaaaaaatatttttagtatAAAGGACTGGTAAAAGAGAACGGAGTATGAGGATGCTCATTTATGTACATGACTACATTCTCGCCCAATATAGTTTGTTCCAAGTAGATCAGTTGCGAGCCCTATTTtaacccaagaaaaaaaaaaagcaagatcTACAACTTTATGTCACAATTTTATATGCAATTTTTTGGTTGTTATGCAGAATTCTGAATATGTGCAGTAGGTAAATCTTTGTAATCAGAACAAAGATCTGTCTTTTCCTCTACCATCTCAGCTGTTTGAAAATCAAAAGGCAACTTTTCAATGGAGCCATCAGTTTCAGTGCGTGCCTGCTTATCATATATGACTCCAGATTCAAATCTTAAGCGTCTTTCGACAGCAGCCTGAACCCTCTGTTTGAATTCCTCATCTGAGCTTGCCAACATATATCGAAGCTTGAAGTTTACACGGTTCTCCACCATAATCTTGTGTCTAGGAACTATTCTTTCATCTAGTGAATAGCTaaaaaacctgtaaaatagacgTGAGTTTAAGTAGAATAGTGGAATAGCAATATCATCAGGACAGTTTCGTTGAATGGCATATACCTTGGAAATTCAATAAGATCCTGCAAAGGCCGAACCATCATCCTTCGCAGATAACGATACTTGGGGCGAAGGATATCTATATTGTATGTCAGTAGCATTGGAAAATCAGCAACCATTTCACCTAGTTGTCTGAGAGTTATGCCCAGGGACAGAAAATACTTCACATTGTGATCCAATTTATTGGCAATGCTGCATCCTAGAAGCTCTGGTCCTAGAGCTATCACCTTTCCAATATTCTTCTGGGAGACACCAGCTTTTGTCAAAAGGAATATGACCTTTAATAAGATAAGCCCATATCAGTTCTGCTTCAACTCTTTAAGTAGTAAGTAGTAAATAGTCACTCTGACTCATAAATCAAGACTTTGTTCTTCATGTGATCCTTTATAGGGATTGCACTATTATCACCAAATATTACTAGGACAGAGGAGATCGACATTGTTTAGACAATTTAGATGAAGTATAAACAGTCAGGAAAAGGGAAACAAACGGACCACTGGACGTATCTTCTTGTGGAGGCTGAAAGTGAGTAATCTGGGAAACCTGACAAGCACATTGCCAATAGCATCTTGTTGGACACCTATGTCTTGTAAAAATTGAACCTTCAATAATCGAGAAGGTAAGTCATTAGCAGGGAAAGGAGAAAATTTAAAGCAAATAGAAATTCTAGTtgcatttttcaaatttgaaGGGATAAAATGCACTGCAGAAGTTTAAGTTGTCAACGATATAGCTCCACATGCCAAAAGTAATAACATACCTTAGACACAATGGTGGCCTCGAAATCAACACAGAATAACACTGGCCTGGTAACAAGAATTTTTCTCATGCCATCTTTTGAAATCCCGAGGTAGTAAAAGTACTTGACAAGAGGCTTGAACTTTTCTTCAATACCACAACCCATCAAATGGGGTTTAAAAGCTAATAATCTTCCAACATCTTCATTGCTGAGGCCAAACTCCTTAAGATATGCAACCTGGATGAACAAGAATCAAGTTTCAACGAGAAGAAAAGTTAGAATATAAGCTTTCATTCTAAAGTTCAAATCACCCAGCATGTCATAGCCACGAGAAAATGACGAAAATGATCCCTTATCTTTGGTAGATTCAAGTTAGACCCTTAAGTATCGAGAATAATtttgtcctttaagtttgccaaaagtgaGCACTTTTGGTCTCTGTCAAATATTCAACAAACTCAGATTGTTAAGTTAACCAGAATTGTGAAAAGAAGAATTTAACCAAAAACACTAGAAATTTCCGCTAAAAATTCAGAAACTGCAACATAGAACACTACAATAACAGAAATTTCAACTCAAAACAGTTGCGCCAGACTCTTGAAATTGACCAAAAATAACATAAACTACAAAATCTGtacttccaaatgtgagttcctTTAAATATTTTCTATTTTCACAACACCGATTAAATTTAACAATCAGAGTTTGGTAAATATCTGACGGAGAACAAAAGTGCtcacttttggcaaacttaaaggatcaAAACTGCTCAAatgatacttaagggactattttaatACTATCAAAGATTagagaccatttttgtcattttctctcaTAACCACTAACAAGGTCATTCTTCAGTGCTTTTTGCACCAAGCATgtggggaaaaaaaaaatatcccaTTTATGTAAAGAACGTTAGGAATCAGGCACCTTGTGGTTCATCTCTTCCATAGAGAAGTAGCCAAGCACCTTAGGATAGTCAAACAGCATAGTTCCAAAATCCTTCTCATCCATTCCCATATCAAAATAGAAGTTTGTACGAGACTCTAGTTCATCCATGGTGAAAGACAATATTTCAGGACATCGGCCTACAA
The sequence above is a segment of the Lycium barbarum isolate Lr01 chromosome 6, ASM1917538v2, whole genome shotgun sequence genome. Coding sequences within it:
- the LOC132599171 gene encoding phenylalanine--tRNA ligase alpha subunit, cytoplasmic, whose product is MAEDAILGYLQNNDEIQNSENFAQHFSLSHDDILNVIRSLHGFRLVDAQDIRRERWVLTEEGKTYAAVGSPEFQLFSAVPPEGIAREELQKKLDPAVYKIGCQQAIKNKWVEMAKTHVSRKAQHADDKVKDMLLRIQNGEAVNQEDIDALKRRKLIIQQVWKGFSVKKGPNYAPKRKRAATDLTRENLQRGDWKEMEFKEYNFSAKGQPVEGGHLHPLLKVRRQIQMIFLYMGFEEMPTNNYVESSFWNFDALFQPQQHPARDSHDTFFLKVPSTTRLLPEDYVERVKEIHESGGYQSRGYGYDWKREEANKNLLRTHTTAVSSRMLYALAQKPFAPKKYYSIDRVFRNEAVDRTHLAEFHQIEGLICDRGLTLGDLIGVLQDFFSRLGMSKLRFKPAYNPYTEPSMEIFSYHEGFKKWVEIGNSGMFRPEMLLPMGLPEDVRVIAWGLSLERPTMILNGIDNIRDLFGSKVDLGLIKSNPICRLGL
- the LOC132599172 gene encoding transcription termination factor MTERF2, chloroplastic, whose protein sequence is MPLFLFTIACKLDRTLAKIFIQKFKFPPLKMLCELHHHHFSFTPQSINQQHQTTLPNIIYFSPKRHCLPPIFSNLKNQETHTNITYASNNEKGITRKHNSKSSFVLHRYLSSNNKPENQEPSPGSTEPEKQECAVLEEDKERVLEMSLITKRTPQFPGSIYIQSPTDTDVNTSLPPISSFLKKRNGYDDDDDDDEMLIKALEIRRKVTVEIFKEAMRKGRFSITYSTNLVSELSDFIDYVMIQAASMKKMPEFSGSSFNVRARAFIDDSGVVPIVRWLKHNALSYPQIAHLICNSRGDLESIRRLAEWLKSIHVKGRFIGLVLIRARGNVLGRSLDELDEIVGYLEYKGVKRDWIGYIVGRCPEILSFTMDELESRTNFYFDMGMDEKDFGTMLFDYPKVLGYFSMEEMNHKVAYLKEFGLSNEDVGRLLAFKPHLMGCGIEEKFKPLVKYFYYLGISKDGMRKILVTRPVLFCVDFEATIVSKVQFLQDIGVQQDAIGNVLVRFPRLLTFSLHKKIRPVVIFLLTKAGVSQKNIGKVIALGPELLGCSIANKLDHNVKYFLSLGITLRQLGEMVADFPMLLTYNIDILRPKYRYLRRMMVRPLQDLIEFPRFFSYSLDERIVPRHKIMVENRVNFKLRYMLASSDEEFKQRVQAAVERRLRFESGVIYDKQARTETDGSIEKLPFDFQTAEMVEEKTDLCSDYKDLPTAHIQNSA